The DNA region GCGCGGCGTGCTTCTGCACCACGAAGATGCGCGCGCCGGCCGCTGCCTCGCCGCCGCCAGCGGGCTCCGGCGTCACCCCGAAACTGCGCTTCTCCCTATAGCGATCGAGCGGCATCGTCGCCTAGCCGCTCTGGGCGGAACGCGCGGACTTCGCCTTCTCCAGCGAGCGCTTGAGGAGCGAAGCGATGTCGATGACCTCGCCTTCTTCCTCCCCAACCGCCGAAGGGGCGGGTGGTGGCTCGACGGTCACCGCGCCTTCGGCTTTGCGCTCGATGAGCGCGAGCAGCTCGTCGTGGTAGGTGTCGCGGTATGCCGGGTCGGCCGGGTCGAAGTCGGCCTCGATCATGTGGACGAGCTCGGCGGCGATCGCCAGCTCGGCCTCGGTGACGCCGATAGCCTTCAGGTCCGCCGAGGGCAGGTCCAACGCCGAGGCGTCGCGCAGCTCGTGCGGGTAGCGGATCACGGCGAGCAGCA from Actinomycetota bacterium includes:
- a CDS encoding Ku protein; protein product: MPWDRIVKGHEVTPGRWVVIEDGDFKAANVEATQTIDILAAVSAEEIAPEYFERPYYLEPTKAGRKAYALLREALARAGRVALGKVVIRTRQRLVALIPRGDLLLLAVIRYPHELRDASALDLPSADLKAIGVTEAELAIAAELVHMIEADFDPADPAYRDTYHDELLALIERKAEGAVTVEPPPAPSAVGEEEGEVIDIASLLKRSLEKAKSARSAQSG